Proteins encoded together in one uncultured Desulfosarcina sp. window:
- a CDS encoding YadA C-terminal domain-containing protein, with protein sequence MEARVTNLEQDVADLDNRMDEIGAMAAAFSGLHPNPRATGRNQVAIGAGIYKEATAAALGYFHIINENVMLNAGVSSSFHDGNTAAKAGITFCW encoded by the coding sequence ATGGAGGCACGGGTGACCAACCTGGAGCAGGATGTGGCCGACCTGGACAACCGTATGGACGAAATCGGAGCCATGGCTGCCGCCTTTTCCGGTCTGCACCCCAATCCCCGCGCCACCGGCCGGAATCAGGTGGCCATCGGCGCCGGGATCTACAAGGAGGCGACAGCCGCTGCTTTAGGCTACTTTCACATCATCAACGAAAACGTGATGCTCAATGCCGGGGTGTCCTCTTCCTTCCATGATGGAAATACGGCCGCCAAGGCGGGAATTACTTTTTGCTGGTAG
- a CDS encoding DUF364 domain-containing protein — MPCQCSHNGHVASPVERCAEGSESKLIDGLLLSMDNPSAIISDIAVGSHFIGVRAEDNGSACVGLASTLGAVPTVEERSMVDDLIGKPLCEAAEELKEPGAFSISLGAAALNAGMIPPQNQPNIEASRIMAEKGKNEETVLVGDFPFTGWLRGQVKALHLFELKKVGGGTPPEQWDDILGRCKVLGLTGTTLITRAMATYLEKSTQAYTIVIGPTTPMSPVLFSHGADVLAGCQVVAPDPVFAGIRKGMSFRELKKLGIRFIAWSKNPVAG, encoded by the coding sequence ATGCCCTGCCAATGCAGCCACAACGGCCACGTTGCATCTCCTGTGGAACGATGTGCCGAAGGAAGCGAAAGCAAACTGATTGACGGTCTTCTTCTTTCCATGGACAATCCCTCGGCGATCATTTCGGATATTGCCGTGGGTTCCCATTTCATCGGCGTCCGGGCCGAGGACAATGGGTCTGCCTGCGTAGGCCTGGCCTCCACGCTGGGTGCCGTGCCGACGGTTGAAGAACGCAGCATGGTCGACGATCTGATCGGCAAGCCTTTGTGCGAGGCGGCCGAAGAACTGAAAGAACCCGGTGCCTTTTCCATCAGCCTGGGGGCGGCAGCCCTGAATGCAGGCATGATTCCGCCCCAAAACCAGCCGAATATCGAAGCCTCGCGCATCATGGCCGAGAAAGGCAAAAATGAGGAAACCGTGCTGGTGGGCGACTTTCCCTTTACCGGCTGGCTCCGCGGCCAGGTCAAAGCGCTGCACCTGTTCGAACTCAAAAAGGTTGGCGGGGGAACACCGCCGGAGCAGTGGGACGATATCTTGGGCCGCTGCAAGGTGCTCGGCCTGACGGGCACCACCCTGATTACCCGCGCCATGGCGACCTACCTGGAAAAATCCACACAAGCCTATACCATTGTCATCGGCCCCACCACACCGATGTCGCCCGTCCTTTTTTCCCATGGCGCGGATGTGCTGGCCGGCTGTCAGGTCGTCGCCCCGGACCCGGTATTCGCCGGCATCCGCAAGGGAATGTCGTTCCGCGAATTAAAAAAGCTGGGCATCCGCTTCATCGCCTGGTCCAAAAATCCGGTAGCCGGCTGA
- the arfB gene encoding alternative ribosome rescue aminoacyl-tRNA hydrolase ArfB, with translation MLEINNQLSLPDEEIEMIAIRAQGAGGQNVNKVASAVHLRFDIRSSSLPETVKARLMCISDRRISKSGVIVIKAQEHRTFEKNREAARQRLAELIGNATVKLKKRRPTRPTRSAVRRRMDSKTHRGRVKVLRRKVTS, from the coding sequence ATGCTTGAAATCAACAACCAGCTGTCCCTTCCGGACGAAGAAATCGAGATGATTGCCATCCGTGCCCAGGGTGCCGGCGGACAGAATGTGAACAAGGTGGCTTCGGCGGTGCACCTGCGGTTCGACATCCGGTCTTCCTCCCTGCCGGAAACCGTCAAGGCAAGGTTGATGTGCATTTCGGATCGGCGCATTTCGAAAAGCGGCGTCATCGTGATCAAGGCCCAGGAACACCGGACATTCGAGAAAAACCGCGAGGCGGCCCGGCAGCGCCTGGCGGAGTTGATCGGAAATGCAACGGTCAAACTCAAAAAGCGCAGGCCCACGCGTCCCACCCGCAGTGCGGTACGGCGGCGGATGGACAGCAAGACGCACCGGGGCAGGGTGAAGGTGCTGCGGCGCAAAGTGACCTCATAA
- a CDS encoding translation initiation factor Sui1 yields MKRFEENNSRLVYSTEHGRTCPVCKKNLDRCTCGKKSPQPSDDGIVRVSRATKGRKGKGVSVITGIPENDGQLKQIAKTLKQKCGSGGTVKNGTIEIQGDHRDLLVSELKTMGYTVRRSGG; encoded by the coding sequence ATGAAACGCTTCGAAGAGAATAATTCGCGACTGGTCTACTCCACCGAACACGGCCGCACATGTCCTGTATGCAAAAAGAATCTCGACCGCTGCACCTGCGGCAAGAAAAGCCCGCAGCCGTCCGACGACGGCATCGTAAGGGTTAGCCGGGCCACCAAGGGCCGCAAAGGCAAAGGCGTGTCCGTAATCACCGGCATTCCGGAGAATGACGGCCAGTTGAAGCAGATCGCCAAAACCCTCAAACAGAAATGCGGCAGCGGAGGGACGGTAAAAAACGGCACCATCGAGATCCAGGGCGACCACCGGGATCTGCTGGTAAGTGAACTGAAAACGATGGGATATACGGTTCGTCGCTCGGGAGGATGA
- a CDS encoding HAD-IA family hydrolase, with protein MSKEDNDSITYFQAIIFDLDGTLLNTLDDIADSVNRMLAEEGLPTHTVDAYRFFIGNGWRMLVTRALPEDERSDERIDACVERSREIYHENWNRKTRVYEGIADLMDRLQERGLPLAVLSNKPHDFALRYAGAYLGQWKFEAILGYSDRFPPKPDPTAALEIAGRIDVAPENFLFVGDSAVDMQTAHAAGMHAVGTAWGFRGAGELRDNGCRTLVRHPLEILPLLDLSHRPDP; from the coding sequence ATGAGCAAAGAAGACAACGATTCGATAACATACTTTCAAGCCATCATTTTCGATCTGGATGGCACCCTGCTCAATACCCTGGACGACATTGCCGATTCGGTGAACCGAATGCTGGCGGAAGAGGGTTTGCCGACGCATACCGTCGATGCCTATCGTTTTTTTATCGGCAATGGCTGGCGGATGCTCGTTACCCGTGCCCTGCCTGAAGACGAGCGCTCGGATGAACGGATCGACGCCTGCGTGGAACGATCACGGGAAATTTACCACGAAAACTGGAACCGCAAGACCCGGGTTTACGAGGGTATTGCCGATCTGATGGACCGATTGCAGGAAAGAGGCCTTCCTCTGGCAGTATTGTCCAACAAACCCCATGATTTCGCCCTGCGATACGCCGGGGCATACCTGGGCCAGTGGAAATTCGAAGCGATCCTGGGATACAGCGACCGCTTTCCCCCCAAACCGGATCCGACCGCAGCGCTGGAGATTGCTGGAAGGATTGACGTTGCGCCAGAGAACTTTCTTTTTGTGGGCGACAGCGCCGTGGACATGCAAACGGCCCATGCTGCCGGCATGCATGCCGTGGGCACCGCGTGGGGATTCAGGGGTGCCGGGGAACTGCGGGACAACGGATGCCGCACGCTGGTCCGGCATCCGTTGGAAATTCTGCCGCTGCTGGATTTATCTCACCGGCCCGATCCTTGA
- a CDS encoding rhodanese-like domain-containing protein, producing the protein MKRLTHLAIALILALGLVVGGCATTQKTDMTADDLVQEAKKNVCEITVSEAKEILDGGEYLFIDCREPKEYKMGHVPGAVNIPRGLLEFKIDKQVPDKNQNIVMYCKTGGRSCLSSCTLCRMGYKNVKSMAGGWKAWEKAGYPID; encoded by the coding sequence ATGAAACGATTGACACACCTGGCCATTGCTCTGATTCTTGCGTTGGGATTGGTCGTCGGTGGGTGCGCGACTACCCAGAAAACGGACATGACAGCCGACGATCTGGTACAGGAGGCCAAAAAGAACGTCTGTGAAATTACGGTATCCGAGGCCAAGGAAATCCTCGATGGGGGGGAATACCTGTTCATCGACTGTCGGGAACCCAAGGAATATAAAATGGGCCACGTCCCCGGAGCCGTAAATATTCCCCGGGGCCTCCTGGAGTTCAAAATCGACAAACAGGTTCCCGACAAGAACCAGAACATTGTTATGTACTGTAAAACCGGCGGACGATCCTGTCTCTCTTCCTGCACCCTTTGCCGCATGGGCTATAAAAACGTGAAATCCATGGCCGGCGGTTGGAAAGCCTGGGAAAAGGCCGGATATCCCATCGACTAG
- a CDS encoding multiheme c-type cytochrome, producing the protein MTPLAPHEKIYVDSEFAEDENHGEMGCEECHGGDPSEPDWKKAHVGVVKDPSYPDPTETCGSCHEDIAEHYQSSLHVSLAPFKKIIGARASGDSAVFEKVDAAREAHCTSCHSSCGQCHVSRPEAVEGGLLESHLFQRRPPMHTVCTACHGSRIEKEYMGKNKGIPPDVHKGKYFKCNKCHTADEMHGDGKDYANRYEVENAPKCLDCHETIYAADAENKEQHQQHKDRVSCQVCHAMPYKNCTACHFGKDKQGLKYFKTEASTMDFKIGLNPLKSQRRPEKYVTLRHVPVDQDSFKFYVDNGLAKFDALPTWKMTTPHNIQRKTPQNASCNACHGKASLFLLEKDVIPKYLNANRTVIVAEDQVPAKVAE; encoded by the coding sequence GTGACGCCGTTGGCGCCGCACGAAAAGATTTATGTCGACAGTGAGTTCGCCGAAGACGAAAACCACGGAGAAATGGGCTGCGAGGAGTGCCACGGCGGCGACCCGAGCGAGCCGGACTGGAAAAAGGCGCATGTCGGCGTTGTCAAGGACCCATCCTATCCGGATCCCACGGAAACCTGCGGGTCCTGCCATGAAGACATCGCCGAGCATTATCAGAGCAGCCTGCACGTCAGCCTCGCCCCGTTCAAAAAAATTATCGGTGCACGCGCCAGCGGGGATTCGGCCGTGTTTGAAAAAGTAGATGCAGCCCGCGAAGCCCATTGCACCTCCTGCCACAGCAGCTGCGGACAATGTCATGTAAGCCGGCCGGAGGCCGTGGAAGGCGGGTTGCTGGAAAGTCATCTTTTTCAGAGAAGACCGCCCATGCATACCGTATGCACGGCCTGCCATGGCAGCCGCATCGAAAAAGAGTATATGGGCAAGAACAAGGGCATTCCACCGGACGTGCACAAGGGAAAGTATTTCAAATGCAATAAGTGCCATACGGCCGATGAGATGCACGGCGACGGAAAGGATTACGCCAACCGCTACGAGGTGGAAAACGCACCCAAGTGTCTCGATTGCCACGAAACGATCTATGCCGCGGACGCAGAAAATAAAGAACAGCACCAGCAGCACAAGGATCGGGTCAGTTGCCAGGTCTGCCACGCCATGCCCTATAAAAACTGCACCGCCTGCCACTTCGGGAAAGATAAGCAGGGCTTGAAATATTTTAAGACCGAGGCATCGACGATGGATTTCAAAATCGGCCTGAACCCGCTTAAATCCCAGCGGCGGCCGGAAAAGTACGTTACCTTGCGGCATGTTCCGGTGGACCAGGATTCGTTCAAGTTCTACGTGGATAATGGGCTTGCGAAGTTCGATGCGCTGCCCACCTGGAAAATGACCACGCCACACAACATTCAACGCAAAACGCCTCAAAACGCATCTTGCAACGCCTGTCATGGCAAGGCAAGCCTGTTCCTGTTGGAAAAGGACGTGATTCCCAAATATCTCAATGCCAACCGAACCGTGATCGTGGCTGAAGATCAGGTGCCAGCGAAAGTTGCCGAGTAG
- a CDS encoding NifB/NifX family molybdenum-iron cluster-binding protein — MIIVTRVAIPIFRMKVSPVFDSCTRVLLVDIEKDREVDRKEFYLDALSLNERLTILHKSGVDVVICSGISEVMEKLVVGKKIELISNITGEIESVLKAYLTGELSREKFHGPGVHGSSNHNSTHTQE; from the coding sequence GTGATCATTGTGACCCGAGTCGCCATTCCCATATTCAGGATGAAAGTTTCGCCCGTTTTCGATTCCTGTACCCGGGTCCTTCTGGTGGATATCGAAAAAGACCGGGAAGTCGACAGAAAGGAATTCTACCTCGATGCACTCTCTTTGAACGAGCGGTTGACGATTCTTCATAAATCCGGTGTGGATGTCGTCATCTGCAGCGGCATCAGCGAAGTTATGGAAAAATTGGTTGTCGGCAAAAAAATCGAACTGATCAGCAATATCACAGGAGAAATCGAGTCCGTTCTGAAAGCGTATCTGACCGGAGAACTATCCCGGGAAAAATTTCATGGGCCAGGGGTCCATGGATCTTCAAACCACAATAGCACCCATACGCAGGAGTGA